The Desulfofundulus salinus genome includes the window AATCCTCTAAATCCGGGGTAGCCTGCCCGTTTTCAAACTTTTCCAGCACGGATGCAGGCAGTTCACTGATTTCGGCCAGGTCCTGGATGGAAAGGCCGCGGCTTTCCCGCATAAAGCGCAGTTTTTCCCCGGTGACCGTATCGTCGGTATTACCTACCAGGTAACTAACTGAAACATTGAGAGCTTCGCTGATCCTCTTTAACATGGGGATGGACGGCTTGCGGATTTCCCTTTCCACCGCACTGAGGTAAGAAGGGGATATTTTTAACTGGTTGGCCAGTTCGGTCAGCGTAATGCCCCTTTCCTTGCGAAAGTCCCTGATTTTTTGCCCTAAACTCATACCGTCCACCCTTTCATCCCGCTAAAATCTACGACTTCCCACCGGCGACTTTGATCGAAATCATAGCACAGGCCGCCTGGAGATTCAAGCAGGCCTTCATAACTGGAGAAAAAAACCCCCCGCGGGGGATTTTTTACGAGCTCAATTCCTTTTTATCATGGCCCAACCGGAAGGGGGAGCCGGCATAATCGCCCGATGCAGTGCAAGCCGGGGAACGCCGGCGGTTTAAGCCGGCCGGACGGGAAACCCTGCGCCGCCGGTCACCACCATCTTCATAGAAACCTTGCGGCTCCTTGTGCAGGCAATCCAGAAGGGCGGCGGTAAGCTTACCGGCGGCCAGGGTAGAACCAATTACCAGCACCTTGCTCTCATGAAAGCGGCCCGTTACAGGCTCAAGGGAAACGCCTGAAGGGAGAAAATCCAGGCGCACCCATCCTTCTTCGCAGCAAAAGATGCCCTTGGCCCGTACCACCTCGCCAATACTTGACCGGGATAGGTTTTCAAACAACCTGGCGAGCTGTATCCTGGAAAAAGTGCCCTGAAATTTGCGCGAGAAACTATAGTAGCTGGGAATATCCACGGCACTCTGGGGCCTCTGGCAAACCTTCCTCTCCCTGGGGGAGGAAAAGCCGGTTTGAGAGGCCACTTGTAAATCCGCCGGGCTTACCTGCCCTTGGTGCGTTGAAACAAACCGGGCCCGGGGATTAAGCTCCTTGATTTTTTTCGTCAACGATTGCACTTTTTCCTCCGGGACCAGGTCACACTTGTTCAACACCAGCACACTGGCCCGGCAAATTTGGGATTCGGCAAAAAGCGGGGACCGGGCGTAGAGTTCGTCAAAGGAACAGGCGTCAATAACGTGAATGATGCTGAAGCAGTGGTCCATTAAATGCAGGCCCATTACCTTTGCCGCCGCCAGCAACCCCTGAACGGCGGCAACACCGGGGTATTCTATGATCAACCTGTCCGGCGAGAGGAAACCTGCCACATAGGGAATTTGTCTGGCCAGATCGGCGCTTAAGGTGCAGTAAATGCATTCACAGCCCAATTCCAGCACATCAGGTGCATCCTGGGCCAAAAGGGCACCGTCAATACCTACCTCTCCAAACTCCCCTACTAAAACAGCCACCCGTTCCCGGAGGGCCAGTTGTCTCACCAGATGCTGGATGAGGGTGGTTTTCCCACTGCCAAGGTAGCCTGTAACTATATTCACGATCATGGTCAACGCACCTTGTTTTCACGGTAACAAAGTTTGCTTTTTATTTTACTTTAAAATCTTCCTACCTGTAAAGCATTTTCCGCAAACCGTCAATTTTTTCACCAGCGATCAAAAGAAAACCCACCGCCTTAATGGGGTGGGTGCAAGAGAAACTAAAACTCGATCCCCCGCTGGGCTCTAATCCCCTTTTGATAATGGTGCTTGATTTCCTTCATTTCCGTGACCAGGTCCGCCCGGTCAATAATTTCCGGGGGAGCGTCCCGGCCAGTAAGCACTATGTGCAGCCGGGGTGGCTTTTTGTCCAGCAGGGCGAGTACTTCATCGAGGCTAATGAGCCCGAACTTCAGGGCGTACAGGATTTCATCCAGGATAATCAGGTCAAAGTTCCCCGCCGCTACTTCCTTTTCTGCCTCATTAAGGGCAGCCCGGGCTGCCGCCCGGTGTTCCTCCAGGCTTTTACCGTTGCCCACCCGGGTAAATCCTTCCCCCAGCTGGCGGATTTCAAAGCCGGGACCCAGCCGGGCGGGAGCATTCAATTCACCGTATTTCCACCCACCCTTAATAAACTGCAGCACCAGCACCTTCATCCCCTGGCCCCAGGCCCGCAGGCCCATGCCCAGGGCGGCGGTGGTTTTACCCTTGCCGTTGCCGGTGAAAACCAGGATCAGCCCCTTTGTTTCACTCATTTTTCCCTCTCCCCCCAGGTAAAGTCTACAACCGCAATGTATCCCCTCTTTACGTTTGATTTTGGGACAAACTGTTAACATCCTCTATTTTCGCTTTAACCAACGGCGTTGTTTTCGTACACTCCCCGGGATCCCCGAAAGATATCCACACTTACTCCCATCGGACCGGAGCTTCCCGGAGCTGTGAAGGCGGAATGTCACGGGCAGGCGGCTTTCAGGCGCCGCCGGCTTAAGCGCCGGCTCCGGGCAGCCCGAACAGGCACCGGGCATTCGCCGTGGTCGCCCGGGCCAGCTCCTCCAGGGTCACGCCCTTTAAGGCGGCTATTTCCTCCGCCACATAGCGCACATAGGCCGGCTCGTTGCGATTTCCCCGCCGGGCCTGGGGGGTGAGGTAAGGAGCGTCGGTTTCCACCAGCAGGCGCTCCAGGGGTACCCGTGCGGCCACCTCTTTGGGCCGGCGGGCATTGGGATAGGTCACCGGCCCGGCAAAGGAGATGTAAAAGCCCATGGCCATACATTCCCTGGCCATTTCCCAGCTGCCGGCAAAACAATGCATTACTCCCCCGGCCGGCCCCACACCGTCCCTGCGCAGGATGTCCAAAATGTCCCCGTGGGCGTCCCGGTCGTGGATGATCACCGGCAGGCCCAGTTCCCGGGCCAGGGCCAGCTGCTCCCGGAAAACCCTTTGCTGCACGTCCCGCGGGCTCAAGTCCCGGTAATAGTCCAGGCCGATTTCCCCGATGGCCACCACACCCCGCCGGCGGCTCATTTCCCGCAGCCGGACCAGGTAATCCTCCGGAACCCCCCCGGCATCGTGAGGATGGATGCCCACGGCGGCAAATACAAAGGGATATTTTGCGGCCAGAGATATGGACCGGGCGGAGGAAGGCAGGTCGTAACCGGCATTGATTATCTGCACCACGCCGGCCTTTTGGGCCCGGTCCAGCATTTCTTCCCGGTCGGCCTCAAATTTGCGGTCGTCCAGGTGGGCGTGGCTGTCAATCAGGTGAATCATGCTAACCCCCTGTCCTTTTCCAGGGTCTTCAGATCAATGCGCGGGAAGAGGGCTTCGCCCCGCCGCACCTTTATTCCCGCCGGCAGGCGCCCCCAGCTCAAGGACTCCCAGGTATGGAGCCCGGGTTGGTCGGCAATGCCCAGCTGGGACCAGATCCGGCCGGGAGTGTTGGGCATAAAGGCGGTGATCAACACGCCGATAAAGCGCACGCTTTCCGCCAGGTTGTAGAGCACGGTGTTCAGGCGTTCCCGGCGGGCGGGATCCCGGTTCAAAACCCAGGGCTCCGTTTCGTCGACGTACTTATTGGCCCGGTTGACCAGTTTCCAGATGGCGCCCAGGGCGCTGGACAGCTCCCGGCGGTCTATCAGCTCCTCCACCGCTGCAGGGGTTTGTTCGGCCAGTTCAATTAGTTCCCGGTCCACGCCTTCCGCCGGCCCGGGCTGTGGCAGCACGCCGCCGGAATACTTTTCAATCATACCCAGGGTGCGGCTGACCAGGTTGCCCAGGTCGTTGGCCAGGTCGATGTTAATGCGCTGCACCAGGGATTCCTCGGAGTAATAGGCGTCGGCACCAAAGGGCATCTCCCGGAGCAGGTAGTAGCGGATGGCATCCACCCCGTACCTGTCAATCAGGACCAGGGGATCCACCACGTTGCCCTTGGATTTGCTCATCTTCCCGCTCTCCAGCAGGAGCCACCCGTGTCCCACTACCTGCCGGGGCAGCTCAATGCCGGCGGCCATAAGGATAATGGGCCAGATGATGCTGTGGAAGCGTACGATGTCCTTTCCCACCAGGTGGACGTCGGCCGGCCAGAACTTGCGGAAAAGGCTGTCGTCCTCGCTGCCGTAGCCCAGGGCCGAGATGTAGTTGGTCAGGGCGTCCACCCAGACGTAGATCACGTGCCTGGGATCGAAGGGCACCGGGATGCCCCAGTCGAAGGTGGTGCGGGAAACGCACAAATCTTCCAGACCGCTTTTGATAAAGCTGATCATTTCGTTGCGCCGGGAGACGGGCTGGATGAAATGGGGATTTTCCTCGATGTACTGCAGCAGCCGGTCGGCATACCTGGACAGGCGGAAGAAGTAACTCTCCTCCCGCACCAGCTCCACCGGCCGGCCGCAGTCCGGGCAGTTGCCCTCCTCCAGCCGGCTTTCCGTCCAGAAGGTTTCGCAGGGAGTGCAGTACCAGCCCTCGTAGCTGGCCTTGTAAATGTCCCCCTGGTCGTAAAGCTTCTGGAAAATGGCCTGGACCACCCGCTTGTGCCTTTCCTCGGTGGTGCGGATGAAGTCGTCATAGCTGATGTCCAATTTTTTCCACAGGTGCTTGAACCCGGCCACAATCCTGTCCACATATTCCTGGGGAGTCATACCTTTTGCCCGGGCGGTGCGCTCAATTTTCTGGCCGTGCTCGTCGGAGCCGGTTAAAAACCAGACGTCGTAACCGGTGAGGCGTTTGAACCGGGCCATGGCATCGGCGGCCACGGTGGTGTAGGCATGGCCGATATGCAGGTTGTCGCTGGGATAATAAATTGGCGTAGTGATGTAAAACGTTTTGCGCAAAAACAGATCCCTCCTTTGCCGCCATAAAAAAACTCCGCCCAGTTTACCGGGACGGAGATCTTTCCGTGGTACCACCCAGATTCACCCCGGCCTCACGGTCCGGGGCCTCGGCCAGTACGGCCACAAGGGCAAAACCTTTGCGGCGATACTGCAAGCATGGATAACGGGTGCTCAACCCGGCCCCACCTACTGACCCTTCACTGAGTTATTCGACAAGCGTGATTTAGCTGCCGCTTGGCTCAAGTCGCTCGCTTTCGAGCTAAATCACGCTCTTAAAACCCTTCACTGAAAAAGTGTGCCCCTTTGGGCCTTAAGGGCGTTCAGCGGGCAGCTCCGGGGCCATGTTCAAACTGTCTTCCCCGGCGGGCTTTCACCTGACCCCCGCTCTCTGTACGGGTACTGGCAGCTCTACTCTTCCCCTTCATCACTTGTTCCCAATACCTAGATTGTATTTAAAAAAGCCTTGACTTGTCAAGTTTTCCCTTGCAGCGAGAATTTTATACAAAAAAACCAAAACCTATTGACTTTTACTGGGACACTTGGTACCATTTACTTGCATGATAAAATAGTTTATTGTCGATCTATGTAAATTTTAAGGGGAGGGAAAGACTTTGAAGTCGACGGGTGTTGTTAGAAAGGTGGACGAGCTGGGCAGGGTGGTTATTCCCATCGAACTGCGGCGGACTCTGGGGATTGATGAGAAGGACGCCCTGGAGATCTACGTAGACAACGAAAAGATCATCCTCAAGAAATACGAGCCCGGCTGCGTCTTCTGCGGCAACGCGGCAGAAGTACAGCTTTACCGCGGCAAGCTGGTGTGCCGGAACTGTGCCGTGGAAATGTTTGAAAACGCCAAGGCCATGTAGAGGAATCATACATAACCTTAAGATCATGGTGAAGGGCCGGGTGGGAAGGGGTTCTGATTACCAACCGGCCCTTAAGAATTTGCACCACTGTCCCGAACCACCTGGTTATAAACTTCCCGCCGGGGTATTCCCCGTTGCCGGGCCACCTCCCGGATGGCTTCCTTTTTATCCATGCCCCGGGCCTGGAGCAGGGCAACGTGCTCCTTCAGTGAAAGCCCTAACCAGGATTCATCCCGTGTATCCGATACCTCCCCTTCCCGGGCGCCGGCCACCACCAGGGTAAACTCACCCCGGGGAGATTGGAGGCGAAAGTGTTCCACCGCCTGGGGTAACGTACCCCGCCAGATTTCTTCATATTTTTTGGTCAGCTCCCGGGCAACGGCAATCTGCCGCTCTCCCCAAATATCCACCATATCAGAAAGGCTTTCCAAAAGACGGTGGGGGGCTTCGTAAAAAATAATGGTCCGCCTCTCTCCTTTTAACTCCTCCAGCTTGCGGCGCCGGGCGCCGGCCGCTGTCGGAAGGAAACCCT containing:
- a CDS encoding CobW family GTP-binding protein yields the protein MIVNIVTGYLGSGKTTLIQHLVRQLALRERVAVLVGEFGEVGIDGALLAQDAPDVLELGCECIYCTLSADLARQIPYVAGFLSPDRLIIEYPGVAAVQGLLAAAKVMGLHLMDHCFSIIHVIDACSFDELYARSPLFAESQICRASVLVLNKCDLVPEEKVQSLTKKIKELNPRARFVSTHQGQVSPADLQVASQTGFSSPRERKVCQRPQSAVDIPSYYSFSRKFQGTFSRIQLARLFENLSRSSIGEVVRAKGIFCCEEGWVRLDFLPSGVSLEPVTGRFHESKVLVIGSTLAAGKLTAALLDCLHKEPQGFYEDGGDRRRRVSRPAGLNRRRSPACTASGDYAGSPFRLGHDKKELSS
- the cobO gene encoding cob(I)yrinic acid a,c-diamide adenosyltransferase, giving the protein MSETKGLILVFTGNGKGKTTAALGMGLRAWGQGMKVLVLQFIKGGWKYGELNAPARLGPGFEIRQLGEGFTRVGNGKSLEEHRAAARAALNEAEKEVAAGNFDLIILDEILYALKFGLISLDEVLALLDKKPPRLHIVLTGRDAPPEIIDRADLVTEMKEIKHHYQKGIRAQRGIEF
- a CDS encoding TatD family hydrolase; the protein is MIHLIDSHAHLDDRKFEADREEMLDRAQKAGVVQIINAGYDLPSSARSISLAAKYPFVFAAVGIHPHDAGGVPEDYLVRLREMSRRRGVVAIGEIGLDYYRDLSPRDVQQRVFREQLALARELGLPVIIHDRDAHGDILDILRRDGVGPAGGVMHCFAGSWEMARECMAMGFYISFAGPVTYPNARRPKEVAARVPLERLLVETDAPYLTPQARRGNRNEPAYVRYVAEEIAALKGVTLEELARATTANARCLFGLPGAGA
- the metG gene encoding methionine--tRNA ligase gives rise to the protein MRKTFYITTPIYYPSDNLHIGHAYTTVAADAMARFKRLTGYDVWFLTGSDEHGQKIERTARAKGMTPQEYVDRIVAGFKHLWKKLDISYDDFIRTTEERHKRVVQAIFQKLYDQGDIYKASYEGWYCTPCETFWTESRLEEGNCPDCGRPVELVREESYFFRLSRYADRLLQYIEENPHFIQPVSRRNEMISFIKSGLEDLCVSRTTFDWGIPVPFDPRHVIYVWVDALTNYISALGYGSEDDSLFRKFWPADVHLVGKDIVRFHSIIWPIILMAAGIELPRQVVGHGWLLLESGKMSKSKGNVVDPLVLIDRYGVDAIRYYLLREMPFGADAYYSEESLVQRINIDLANDLGNLVSRTLGMIEKYSGGVLPQPGPAEGVDRELIELAEQTPAAVEELIDRRELSSALGAIWKLVNRANKYVDETEPWVLNRDPARRERLNTVLYNLAESVRFIGVLITAFMPNTPGRIWSQLGIADQPGLHTWESLSWGRLPAGIKVRRGEALFPRIDLKTLEKDRGLA
- a CDS encoding AbrB/MazE/SpoVT family DNA-binding domain-containing protein; this translates as MKSTGVVRKVDELGRVVIPIELRRTLGIDEKDALEIYVDNEKIILKKYEPGCVFCGNAAEVQLYRGKLVCRNCAVEMFENAKAM
- the rsmI gene encoding 16S rRNA (cytidine(1402)-2'-O)-methyltransferase; this encodes MNQQGILFLCATPIGNLEDITLRVLRILREVDLIAAEDTRHTRKLLAHYDIHTPMVSYREHNRRQMGRHLLNLLAAGLKVALVSDAGMPGISDPGEELVSLAIGRGIPVVPLPGPNAALTALVASGLPTSSFCFEGFLPTAAGARRRKLEELKGERRTIIFYEAPHRLLESLSDMVDIWGERQIAVARELTKKYEEIWRGTLPQAVEHFRLQSPRGEFTLVVAGAREGEVSDTRDESWLGLSLKEHVALLQARGMDKKEAIREVARQRGIPRREVYNQVVRDSGANS